ATCACTATTTACAGCATTTCTTTGTCACTATTTGCAGTATTTCTGTATTACTATTTACAGTATTTCTGTATTACTATTATAGTATTTCTGTATTACTATTTACAGTATTTCTGTATTACTATTTACAGTATTTCTGTATTACTATTTGCAGTATTTCTGTATTACTATTTGCAGTATTTATGTATTACTATTTACAGTATTCATGTATTACTATTTACAGTATTTCTGTATTtctatttacagtatttatgtataagtattTACATTATTTCTATATCACCATTTACAGAATTTCTTTGTCATTATTTGCAGTATTTCTGTATTACTATTTGCAGTATTTCTGTATTACTATTTACAGTATTtctgtattactatttatagtatttatgtataagtattTACATTATTTCTATATCACCATTTACGGTATGTATGTATCAGTATTTACAGTATTTCTGTATCACTATTTACAATATTACTATATCGCTATTTGCATTATTTCTGTAtcattatttacagtatttctGTATCATTATTTGCAATATTTCTATATCACCATTTAGAGTGTCTTCTTCATTGAAGTAATAGAACAAATATTTAAGAACCCATATTCCATTAATTTTCCTTTTGGAATGTTTATGTATTGTCACAATATTACCATGACTGGATAAAACCAGGGATGATAGTAAGAGGTTTGGAGGTACAATGCAGAGTTGGTCAACTAGCAGAGTGTGAtgaatccttttttttttattaaggcTTCTTTTAAAAATCATCAATCCAATATGAACACGTGTAACTTTAAAATTCTAATATGAGAAACATGGTTACCTAGCATTTCCCTTTTAGGAAACAAAAACGTCCAGTTTTTTATAGTTAAGGGTTCCTTTCTTACTCTTCCAAGCAGGAGATAAAGTGTTAGTACACAAGCATTCAATGATCGGATGTCTGGACTGTAGACAAACACTTTTgcgtgaaatatatttacacagagatatttttcattttagatttcaCATCAGTAATTCCTTTTGAATTAAGGACCAATGAAGCTGAAAGTTTAAGCGTTGCAGCGGGTTCAGCTGTTCTTGCTGTTTCCACTCATTTGAGGAATATTTACTATCTGGAAATTTACAGTAAATTAATTTAATAGCTAGCGTGACATGATATTCACAGCTTTAAATTGATTATCATGATTAGATCGCCAGTTACAACGAgttcatagatatatatttacatttgctttgtattgttactatataaacttatcaaagtaaataaaaaaaaaaaatctcacatAACTCCCATTGGTGTAGTGATATGAAAAACAATGTTCTTTACGTCATTTGCGTCTGAGATCACTATATTAGTTGGTCTTTTGACGTCACGAATACGTGTGCTACCGGGTTGAAAAAAGATTGATCAATATATCTagaaacaatttacatttgtatgtcgaTCTGTTGTATAAAAGGTGAATATTCTCAGGGTGgaatatattcattaaaatgttgaaattagcTTGATAATTTTGTGATTATTGCCACGAACTACAGTTTTTTGCGGAAGCGGTCGCTTGCAGTCGTGACGTCGTAACACAGGCCCAATTAACGGCGCGAAATGTGACTTTGGGATGTTCTAACACATTTACTGGTTGAATATAAGTGAAACGTAAATCTAATACGGAAATATAAGTATCAAACTGCCTTCTTTGGAAAGTAATGGTCTTGTAATTCTCATAGGATTGTAGACAAATTAATCATAACACGATAACGCGCGTTACTAACCTGTCTGCGATTCTGAGTCAGAAAATTATAGAACAAAAATTTccaaaaagacattttaatgtTAAGATAAAGATATAGAACAGGAACATGGTAAATAGGTAAGTTCTAAGAACACTTGTTGCAGTGTTTGCTAGTAATTCGACGTTTCATGAGTTGAAATAACTTTTGTCTGACCCCTCAGTCTCCTTATTTGACATTAAACTCATTGACACTActgtttaaacaaaaattgGTATCATAGAGCTTGAATTAATTGTAAAAAATGACGAAGTTCTTATGTTGCGGGTGTATGGTGGTTTGTTATCCTCATCGTAACATTTACCTCAACAACATCTACCCCAACAACATCTACCCAAACAACATTTACCCAAATAACATCTACCCCAACAACATCTACCCAAACAACATCTACCTCAACAACATCTACCAACAACATCTACCCTCAACAACATCTACCCAACAACATCTACCCAACAACATCTACCCCAAACAACCTACCAAACAACATCTACCCAACAACATTTTACCCAAACAACATCGACCCAAAACAACATCTACCCAAAACAACATGCTACCCCAACAACATCTACCCAAACAACATCTACCCAACAACATCTACCTCAACAACATCTACCCAAACAACATCTACCCCAACAACATCTACCCAAACAACATCTACCTCAACAACATCTACCCAACAACATCTACCTCAACAACATCTACCCCAACAACATCTACCCAACAACATCTACCCCAAACAACATCTACCCAAACAACATCTACCCAACAACATTTACCCAAACAACATCTACCCAAACAACATCTACCCAAACAACATCTACCCCAACAACATCTACCCAAACAACATCTACCCAACAACATCTACCTCAACAACATCTACCCAAACAACATCTACCCCAACAACATCTACCCAAACAACATCTACCTCAACAACATCTACCCAAACAACATCTACCCCAACAACATCTACCCAACAACATTTACCCAAACAACATCTACCCAAACAACATCTACCCAACAACATTTACCCAAACAACATCTACCCAAACAACATCTACCTCAACAACATCTACCTCAACAACATCTACCCAACAACATCTACCCCAACAACATCTACCCAAACAACATCTACCCAACAACATCTACCTCAACAACATTTACCCAAACAACATCTACCCAAACAACATCTACCCAAACAACATCTACCCCAACAACATCTACCCAAACAACATCTACCCAAACAACATCTACCTCAACAACATCTACCCAAACAACATCTACCCCAACAACATCTACCCCAAACAACATCTACCCAAACAACATCTACCTCAAACAACACCTACCCAACAACATCTACCCAAACAACATCTACCCAAACAACATCTACCCAAACAACATCTCTCCCAACAACATCTACCCAAACAACATCTACCCCAACAGCATTTACCCCAACAACATCTACCCAACAACATCTACCCAAACAACATCTACCCAACAACATCTACCCCAACACCATCTGCCTAAACACCATCTACCCCAACAACATCTACCCCAACACCATCTACCCAACAACATCTACCCAAACAACATCTACCCAAACAACATCTACCCAACAACATCTACCCAAACAACATCTACCCCAACACCATCTGCCTAAACACCATCTACCCAACAACATCTACCCCAACACCATCTGCCTAAACACCATCTACCCCAACAACATCTACCCCAACACCATCTACCCAACAACATCTACCCCAACAACATCTACCCAACAACATCTACCCAAACAACATCTTCCCAAACAACATCTACCCCAACACCATCTGCCTAAACACCATCTACCCCAACAACATCTACCCCAACACCATCTACCCAACAACATCTACCCAAACAACATCTACCCAAACAACATCTACCCAACAACATCTACCTCAACAACATCTACCCCAACAACATCTACCCAAACAACATCTACCCAAACAACATCTACCCAaacaacatctaccccaccAGCATTTACCCAAACAACATCTACCCAAACAACATCTACCCAACAACATCTACCCAACAACATATACCCAAACAACATCTACCCAACAACATTTACCCAAACAACATCTACCCAAACACATCTACCCCAACAACATCTACCCCAACACCATCTACCCAACAACATCTACCCAAACAACATCTACCCAAACAACATCTACCCAAACAACACCTACCCAACACCATCTACCCAACAACATCTACCCAACAACATCTACCCCAACAACATCTACCCCAACACCATCTACCCAACAACATCTACCCAAACAACATCTACCCAAACAACATCTACCCAACAACATCTACCCCAACACCATCTGCCTAAACACCATCTACCCCAACAGCATTTACCCAAACAACATCTACCCAACAACATCTACCCAAACAACATCTACCCAAACAACATCTACCCAAACAACATCTACCCAACAACATCTACCCCAACAACATCTACCTCAACAACATCTACCCCAACAACATCTACCCAACAACATCTACCCCAACAACATCTACCCCAACAACATTTACCCAAACAACATCTACCCCAACAGCATTTACCCAAACAACATCTACCCAACAACATCTACCCAAACAACATCTACCCAAACAACATCTATCtctaaaacatctaccccaacaACATCTACCCAAACAACATCTACCTCAACAACATCTACCCCAACAACATCTACCTCAACAACATCTACCCCAACAACATCTACCTCAACAACATCTACCCAACAGCATCTACCCCAACAACATCTACCCCAACAACATCTACCCAAACAACATCTACCCCAACAACATCTACCCAAACAACATCTACCCCAACACCATCTACCCAACAACATCTACCCCTACAGCATCTACCCAAACAACATCTACCCCaacaacatctaccctacaACATCTACCACAACAACATCTACCCCAACAACATCTACCCAAACAACATCTACCTCAACAACATCTACCCCAACAACATCTACCTCAACAACATCTACCCCAACAACATCTACCCAACAACATCTACCCAAACAACATCTACCCAAACAACATCTACCCCAACAACATTTACCCCAACAACATCTACCCAACAGCATTTACCCCAACAACATCTACCCAAACAGCATTTACCCCAACAACATCTACCCAAACAACATCTATCTCTACAACATCTACCCCAACAACATTTACCCAAACAACATTTACCCAAACAACATCTACCCAAACAACATCTACCCAAACAACATCTACCTCAACAACATCTACCAAAACATCATGGCAACAACTTGACAacgacgatgacgatgacgacaacgacgacgacaGCGACGACGACAACACCACCACCAACAGattgcaacaacaacaacagcagcaacaacaacaacagcaaaaaCAGGAACAACAAGACGTAAATAGATTACAAATTATCTGAAAACAGCATAAATGCTATAGCACAGATAAAAAGCAAACATTGAAGTATAACGGAAGTATAAGGGAAAACCAATATCAATCCCATgatttttatgtaaatacatttcagttgcAGTCAATCGTAGGTATTGATTAAACGTTGatatatctacatcatacagtaTTTGTTCTAGATCATCATTAACACAGCACGCCCTTACTGACACAACAGAGAGGAGATAAACTACTTTGTTTACATTGCGTTTGTACTGAAGGACCTTATGATAATTGTGTTTGCCGAGGTAATACTGCTATTCAGGGAGCCGAGGTCGTGCGTCACAAT
The sequence above is drawn from the Pecten maximus chromosome 9, xPecMax1.1, whole genome shotgun sequence genome and encodes:
- the LOC117333880 gene encoding uncharacterized protein PB18E9.04c-like; amino-acid sequence: MTKFLCCGCMVVCYPHRNIYLNNIYPNNIYPNNIYPNNIYPNNIYPNNIYLNNIYQQHLPSTTSTQQHLPNNIYPKQPTKQHLPNNILPKQHRPKTTSTQNNMLPQQHLPKQHLPNNIYLNNIYPNNIYPNNIYPNNIYLNNIYPTTSTSTTSTPTTSTQQHLPQTTSTQTTSTQQHLPKQHLPKQHLPKQHLPQQHLPKQHLPNNIYLNNIYPNNIYPNNIYPNNIYLNNIYPNNIYPNNIYPTTFTQTTSTQTTSTQQHLPKQHLPKQHLPQQHLPQQHLPNNIYPNNIYPNNIYPTTSTSTTFTQTTSTQTTSTQTTSTPTTSTQTTSTQTTSTSTTSTQTTSTPTTSTPNNIYPNNIYLKQHLPNNIYPNNIYPNNIYPNNISPNNIYPNNIYPNSIYPNNIYPTTSTQTTSTQQHLPQHHLPKHHLPQQHLPQHHLPNNIYPNNIYPNNIYPTTSTQTTSTPTPSHLPKQHLPKQHLPNNIYPTTYTQTTSTQQHLPKQHLPKHIYPNNIYPNTIYPTTSTQTTSTQTTSTQTTPTQHHLPNNIYPTTSTPTTSTPTPSTQQHLPKQHLPKQHLPNNIYPNTICLNTIYPNSIYPNNIYPTTSTQTTSTQTTSTQTTSTQQHLPQQHLPQQHLPQQHLPNNIYPNNIYPNNIYPNNIYPNSIYPNNIYPTTSTQTTSTQTTSISKTSTPTTSTQTTSTSTTSTPTTSTSTTSTPTTSTSTTSTQQHLPQQHLPQQHLPKQHLPQQHLPKQHLPQHHLPNNIYPYSIYPNNIYPNNIYPTTSTTTTSTPTTSTQTTSTSTTSTPTTSTSTTSTPTTSTQQHLPKQHLPKQHLPQQHLPQQHLPNSIYPNNIYPNSIYPNNIYPNNIYLYNIYPNNIYPNNIYPNNIYPNNIYPNNIYLNNIYQNIMATT